A single Paenibacillus sp. FSL R5-0517 DNA region contains:
- a CDS encoding NAD(P)H-dependent glycerol-3-phosphate dehydrogenase produces the protein MSKKVAVLVAGSWGTALASVLAANQLDVMMWTRGEDQANEINSKHTNARYLPDAELSPRIQATSDMEAAVEGAIAVLIVAPSSAMRAVTNQLKAYYKPEMLVIHATKGFETESLKRMSTVISEELECEEGRVVVLSGPSHAEEVVKRCPTTVVVASLDKSSAEAAQALFMNAYFRVYTNRDMLGVELAGAFKNIIALGAGMSDGLQFGDNAKAALLTRGLAEITRIGVEMGANPLTFSGLAGIGDLVVTATSQHSRNWRAGSMLGQGQKLDDVLKSMGMVVEGIRTTQAAYFISQKYGVQMPIADQLYHVLFQERQPRDAVEALMGRDPKTEMEVMKLETWEQWHS, from the coding sequence TTGTCTAAAAAAGTTGCTGTTCTGGTTGCTGGGAGCTGGGGAACAGCTCTGGCCAGTGTACTTGCCGCCAATCAGTTGGACGTGATGATGTGGACACGTGGTGAAGACCAGGCTAACGAAATCAATAGCAAGCACACCAATGCTCGCTATCTACCGGATGCGGAGCTTTCACCACGAATTCAGGCAACAAGTGATATGGAAGCAGCGGTGGAAGGCGCTATAGCTGTGTTAATTGTTGCGCCTTCTTCAGCCATGCGTGCAGTTACGAACCAGCTTAAGGCTTATTATAAGCCTGAGATGTTAGTCATTCATGCAACCAAAGGTTTTGAGACAGAAAGCCTCAAACGGATGTCTACAGTCATTTCAGAAGAACTTGAATGTGAAGAAGGCCGTGTTGTAGTTCTTTCTGGCCCAAGCCATGCGGAAGAAGTGGTGAAGCGTTGTCCGACTACTGTGGTTGTAGCTTCATTGGATAAGTCATCTGCCGAGGCTGCTCAAGCTTTGTTTATGAATGCCTATTTCCGGGTTTACACGAATCGGGATATGCTCGGTGTTGAGCTGGCAGGTGCATTCAAAAACATTATTGCTCTTGGTGCAGGTATGTCCGATGGTCTTCAGTTCGGTGATAATGCCAAAGCCGCTTTGCTAACACGTGGTCTGGCAGAGATCACACGTATTGGAGTAGAGATGGGAGCGAATCCGCTAACGTTTTCGGGACTTGCCGGAATCGGAGATCTGGTTGTAACGGCTACAAGTCAGCATAGCCGGAACTGGAGAGCAGGTTCGATGTTGGGCCAGGGACAGAAGCTGGATGATGTTCTGAAGTCCATGGGCATGGTGGTAGAAGGCATTCGAACTACCCAAGCTGCCTATTTCATCTCGCAAAAATACGGTGTGCAAATGCCGATTGCGGATCAGCTGTATCACGTTTTATTCCAGGAGAGACAGCCGCGTGATGCAGTTGAAGCCTTGATGGGACGTGACCCGAAGACTGAAATGGAAGTCATGAAGCTTGAAACCTGGGAGCAGTGGCATTCCTGA
- the plsY gene encoding glycerol-3-phosphate 1-O-acyltransferase PlsY, protein MILPIAAIVLSYLLGSISFSVLLAKAIRGIDIRQHGSGNAGATNTLRILGKGPAIAVLLLDVLKGVAAVWIGIWLGNGSAWIPALSGIAAIAGHNWPLYFHFRGGKGIATAIGVLVSLAFLPALCAGVIAILSIVLTRYVSLGSLIFVAFTPIFILVLPGYSMNIFWGSLIICLFAFWRHRTNIAKLAKGQENKLGSKNPGGGKRVV, encoded by the coding sequence GTGATTTTACCAATCGCAGCGATTGTGCTGAGTTATCTGCTCGGTTCGATCAGCTTTAGTGTCCTCCTTGCAAAAGCGATACGGGGGATCGATATTCGTCAGCACGGAAGCGGAAACGCAGGAGCTACCAATACGTTGCGTATATTGGGTAAAGGACCGGCTATTGCTGTTCTGTTACTTGATGTACTTAAGGGTGTTGCAGCTGTATGGATTGGAATCTGGCTCGGCAACGGTTCTGCCTGGATTCCTGCACTCAGTGGTATAGCAGCCATCGCAGGACATAACTGGCCTCTTTACTTCCATTTTCGTGGAGGAAAAGGGATTGCCACGGCCATTGGTGTTCTGGTGAGTCTTGCTTTCCTACCTGCGTTATGTGCTGGGGTGATCGCTATTCTGTCTATTGTATTGACCCGGTATGTTTCATTGGGGTCTCTGATTTTTGTAGCATTTACACCCATCTTTATTCTGGTATTACCCGGATATTCAATGAATATCTTCTGGGGGAGTCTGATTATTTGTCTGTTTGCGTTCTGGAGACATCGTACCAATATTGCGAAGCTCGCCAAAGGACAGGAAAATAAATTGGGATCGAAAAACCCTGGAGGGGGTAAACGTGTTGTCTAA